The Peribacillus sp. FSL P2-0133 genome has a segment encoding these proteins:
- a CDS encoding nucleobase:cation symporter-2 family protein yields MENLSKVNTLLLGLQHVCVMYGGAVAVPLIVGPAIGLTQEQIIYLISFDLLACGIVTLLQVIGGKGFGIRLPALMAVSFIVVEPVIAIGTVHSITGVLGAVMVSGVIVAILSGVIGKLIPFFPPIVAGSVILIIGVSLMPVAMKNAAGGSGSPTFGDPMNLMLACFTLLCFLLLNTLTKGFSKAVSVLFAMVLGTILAGFLGMVDTSGFTEASWFTMVTPFYFGVPTFDFSSIITMTIISLIIAVESIGVFLTLGEVCGKEITEKDVEKGLRAEGIGSFISGIFNSFNHSTFSQNVGLVLLTKITQRSVVVTAGCILITLAFVPKVAGLTTMIPLPVLGGAMIPMFGMLLSAALGMVAKADLSKPSNQLTIALGIGVGLAIKGVPEAFDKFPETVQLICGNGVVMGTITLVVLNAILNGKSNPSITHHHSIPDIQPSMSQNINIHP; encoded by the coding sequence ATGGAAAATTTGAGCAAAGTAAACACGCTATTGTTAGGTTTACAGCATGTTTGTGTAATGTATGGAGGAGCGGTAGCTGTTCCACTAATCGTCGGTCCTGCAATCGGCTTGACACAAGAACAAATCATATACCTGATCTCGTTTGATTTACTCGCCTGTGGGATAGTCACCTTGCTTCAAGTTATTGGCGGTAAAGGATTTGGTATAAGATTACCGGCCTTAATGGCTGTTTCTTTTATCGTGGTTGAGCCAGTAATAGCTATAGGAACAGTCCATAGTATAACCGGGGTTTTAGGCGCAGTTATGGTATCTGGAGTAATTGTTGCTATTTTATCAGGAGTAATTGGTAAATTAATCCCCTTTTTCCCACCAATTGTTGCAGGGTCCGTCATTTTAATTATAGGCGTGTCATTAATGCCAGTTGCCATGAAAAATGCAGCGGGTGGAAGCGGTTCCCCCACCTTTGGAGATCCTATGAATCTAATGCTAGCTTGTTTTACACTACTGTGTTTCCTTCTGTTGAATACACTTACTAAAGGTTTCTCGAAAGCGGTTTCAGTGCTTTTTGCCATGGTTCTTGGTACTATATTGGCTGGTTTCTTAGGTATGGTCGATACCTCTGGCTTTACAGAGGCCAGCTGGTTTACAATGGTGACTCCTTTCTATTTTGGGGTACCCACCTTCGACTTCTCATCTATTATCACTATGACAATCATATCTTTAATCATTGCTGTTGAAAGCATAGGCGTCTTTTTGACACTCGGGGAAGTATGCGGGAAGGAAATAACCGAAAAAGATGTGGAAAAGGGGCTCCGGGCAGAAGGAATAGGGAGCTTCATAAGTGGCATCTTCAACTCTTTTAACCATTCTACCTTCTCACAAAATGTCGGCTTGGTCCTGCTGACAAAGATAACTCAGCGCTCGGTAGTAGTCACGGCAGGTTGTATTCTAATCACTCTAGCTTTTGTGCCTAAGGTTGCCGGTCTTACGACGATGATCCCTTTACCCGTTCTGGGTGGGGCTATGATACCAATGTTTGGAATGCTTCTATCTGCAGCTTTGGGAATGGTAGCCAAAGCTGATTTAAGCAAACCTTCCAATCAATTGACGATTGCACTTGGAATAGGAGTCGGTCTAGCAATCAAGGGGGTCCCAGAAGCATTCGATAAATTCCCTGAAACAGTCCAATTAATATGTGGAAATGGAGTAGTAATGGGTACAATAACTCTAGTTGTGCTAAATGCCATCCTGAATGGAAAATCAAATCCATCTATTACACACCATCATTCCATACCCGATATTCAACCAAGTATGAGCCAGAACATTAATATACACCCTTAG
- a CDS encoding MFS transporter: protein MSNKAYQLNQSYVDSQEKQKMLYKRTLIIVSISQIFGGAGLAAGITVGALLAQQMLGTDAFAGLPSGLFTLGSAGAALIVGRLSQRYGRRTGLTAGFMIGGLGAIGVITAAIINSVFLLFASLLIYGAGTATNLQARYAGTDLANNKQRATAISITMVFTTFGAVAGPNLVNVMGGFATSIGIPSLAGPFILSAAAFILAGLVLFVMLRPDPLVIARTIEASNQESKRIEHSTDTEQIANKRGIIVGATIMVLTQIVMVAIMTMTPVHMGHHGHNLGEIGLVIGFHVGAMYLPSLVTGVLVDKFGRTAMAIASGSTLLLAGLVSAIAPGDSMILLVIALSLLGLGWNFGLISGTALIVDSTETSTRAKTQGKVDVLIALSGASGGALSGMIVAGSSYTTLSFIGGLLSLLLIPVVIWSRGSKK, encoded by the coding sequence ATGTCTAATAAAGCATATCAATTGAATCAGAGTTATGTAGATTCTCAAGAAAAACAAAAAATGTTATACAAACGCACATTAATTATTGTAAGTATTTCACAAATTTTTGGTGGTGCTGGATTAGCGGCTGGAATTACGGTGGGGGCACTTCTTGCACAACAAATGCTTGGCACAGATGCATTTGCTGGACTTCCTTCGGGTTTATTTACTTTAGGGTCTGCAGGGGCTGCTTTAATCGTAGGGAGACTTTCTCAACGTTACGGTCGTCGTACAGGTCTAACAGCTGGTTTTATGATAGGTGGACTTGGGGCAATAGGAGTCATAACTGCAGCTATAATAAATAGTGTTTTCCTTTTATTTGCTTCCCTGCTTATTTATGGTGCAGGAACAGCGACAAATTTACAAGCTCGTTACGCTGGTACGGACTTAGCGAACAATAAACAACGAGCTACTGCTATTAGTATTACAATGGTGTTTACAACATTTGGTGCAGTTGCAGGTCCAAATTTAGTGAATGTAATGGGGGGGTTTGCTACTTCTATTGGCATACCATCACTTGCTGGTCCTTTCATTTTATCAGCAGCAGCATTTATCCTGGCAGGTCTTGTACTTTTCGTCATGCTACGCCCAGACCCATTAGTTATCGCAAGAACGATAGAAGCGTCCAACCAAGAAAGTAAGCGAATAGAACATTCGACGGATACTGAACAAATAGCAAACAAAAGAGGTATTATTGTTGGTGCGACAATTATGGTTCTTACTCAAATCGTAATGGTGGCTATCATGACAATGACACCAGTTCATATGGGACATCATGGACATAACTTGGGTGAAATAGGTCTTGTAATTGGATTTCATGTAGGTGCCATGTATCTCCCTTCACTAGTTACAGGTGTCCTTGTTGATAAGTTTGGTCGTACTGCTATGGCTATTGCCTCTGGGTCCACTTTGCTTCTGGCAGGCTTAGTATCAGCGATTGCACCAGGTGATTCCATGATTCTCCTAGTAATTGCTCTTTCATTACTTGGATTAGGTTGGAATTTTGGTTTAATAAGTGGGACTGCTCTTATTGTTGATTCAACTGAAACTTCAACTCGTGCTAAAACTCAAGGTAAAGTGGATGTTTTAATTGCATTATCAGGAGCTTCTGGCGGAGCCTTATCCGGAATGATTGTGGCTGGTTCAAGTTATACAACATTATCATTTATTGGAGGGTTATTATCTTTATTATTGATTCCAGTGGTTATCTGGTCCCGGGGAAGTAAAAAATAA
- a CDS encoding metalloregulator ArsR/SmtB family transcription factor: MFNERYLKDLLYQEFARIGKSLSSPKRLEILDILSQGPKSVEALSKAANMSVANVSQHLQTLANSRLVKFQKKGNYVIYELADAAISDFLTSLHTLSEKQFVQVQQIKQKFLNVNLEMDGISLSEIKDRMDKGEVILLDVRPMEEYEEAHIPGAVSMPIEELSEKLSTLPSNCDVVAYCRGCYCLMSVEAVELLRSKGFNAFRLEEGVHDWKLQNDK; this comes from the coding sequence ATGTTTAATGAACGATATTTAAAAGATTTATTGTATCAAGAGTTCGCAAGAATAGGTAAAAGTCTTTCTAGTCCAAAACGATTGGAAATTCTTGATATTTTATCTCAAGGTCCAAAGTCGGTGGAGGCATTATCTAAAGCTGCTAATATGTCTGTGGCGAATGTTTCTCAACATTTACAAACCCTTGCTAATTCTAGATTGGTAAAGTTTCAGAAGAAAGGGAACTACGTCATTTACGAACTAGCAGATGCAGCCATTTCGGATTTTTTAACTTCCTTGCATACATTATCAGAAAAACAGTTTGTACAGGTTCAACAAATCAAGCAAAAGTTCTTAAATGTCAATCTTGAAATGGATGGGATTTCACTTTCAGAAATTAAAGATCGGATGGATAAAGGTGAAGTTATTTTGTTGGATGTAAGACCTATGGAGGAGTATGAAGAAGCCCATATTCCTGGTGCAGTTTCTATGCCAATTGAAGAGTTAAGCGAGAAACTTTCAACTTTACCAAGCAATTGTGATGTTGTTGCTTATTGTCGCGGTTGTTACTGTTTAATGTCAGTGGAAGCTGTTGAACTTTTAAGATCCAAAGGTTTTAATGCATTTCGTCTAGAGGAAGGTGTACATGATTGGAAATTACAGAATGATAAATGA
- a CDS encoding DUF1259 domain-containing protein: protein MASNDELICQKFARIIGGQEGFAGGKCVTTINRNEIKAKILGKRFRVTSSFSFESRDNQTGRALCLGRVALLQSEVENFVALILKQGIIVSSIHNEWLFDNPNLIYVNIEAVDDPLVFAKKVRKALRN from the coding sequence ATGGCATCTAATGATGAATTAATTTGTCAAAAGTTTGCTAGAATTATCGGCGGACAAGAAGGGTTTGCGGGTGGAAAATGTGTGACAACCATAAATCGAAATGAAATAAAAGCAAAAATTTTAGGAAAACGTTTTAGAGTAACCTCTTCTTTCTCATTTGAATCAAGAGATAATCAGACTGGACGAGCATTGTGCCTAGGTAGGGTTGCACTCTTGCAAAGTGAAGTCGAGAATTTTGTTGCTTTGATTCTTAAACAAGGAATAATAGTTTCATCCATACACAATGAGTGGCTATTTGATAATCCGAATTTGATTTACGTTAATATCGAAGCTGTTGATGATCCATTAGTTTTTGCAAAGAAAGTCAGAAAAGCGCTAAGGAACTAA
- a CDS encoding transcriptional regulator, translating to MEKEEFINLISEKMKLVRTEQSFSQDKMSEILGISKKTLVQIEKRRTEANWTTVVAFCALFNHSQLLVASIGDNPVEFVQLIAIKNGGTPKEKTMGGKIWWKEIEYRGDFRLQQNLISNHYRILDQYDYRWHSSFNKEESLSRLNELHEAGTIEKDKGIGIYEE from the coding sequence ATGGAAAAAGAAGAATTCATCAATTTAATATCAGAAAAAATGAAACTTGTCCGAACAGAACAAAGTTTTTCTCAAGATAAGATGTCTGAAATTCTAGGGATTTCAAAAAAAACACTAGTTCAAATTGAAAAAAGAAGAACAGAAGCCAATTGGACCACCGTTGTTGCATTTTGTGCTTTGTTTAATCATAGCCAATTGTTGGTAGCATCTATTGGTGACAATCCAGTTGAATTTGTTCAGTTAATTGCTATAAAAAATGGTGGTACGCCTAAAGAAAAAACAATGGGTGGTAAGATATGGTGGAAAGAAATCGAGTATAGAGGGGATTTTCGTTTGCAACAAAATTTGATTAGTAACCATTACCGTATATTGGATCAATATGATTATCGTTGGCATAGTTCTTTTAATAAAGAAGAGAGTTTAAGTCGTTTAAATGAATTACACGAGGCGGGGACTATCGAGAAAGACAAAGGTATAGGGATATATGAAGAATAA
- a CDS encoding DUF4083 family protein encodes MTINGGDAIYSIFFLICIFGIFSGVFFLVRSLVTKQPSKSDRIEQKLDRIIVLLEKDKKE; translated from the coding sequence ATGACCATTAATGGCGGCGATGCAATATATTCGATATTTTTCCTTATTTGTATATTTGGGATATTTTCTGGAGTGTTTTTTCTTGTACGGTCACTCGTTACTAAACAGCCAAGCAAGTCAGATCGTATCGAACAAAAACTTGATAGAATAATTGTGTTACTTGAAAAGGATAAGAAAGAGTAA
- a CDS encoding carboxymuconolactone decarboxylase family protein, with protein sequence MEQRINYLEVAPEAINIMMEMEKYTKSTEIDRKLRELIKIRASQINGCAFCLNMHTSEARKMGETEQRLYCVSAWRDCNFYTDAEKAALELTEHVTLVPTKGVPDDLYNRVRIHFSEKDYVDLVILINQINSWNRLSISMGNFATAEK encoded by the coding sequence ATGGAACAACGCATTAATTATCTTGAAGTAGCACCTGAAGCAATTAACATTATGATGGAAATGGAGAAGTATACTAAATCTACTGAAATAGACCGTAAACTGCGTGAACTAATTAAAATCCGTGCTTCTCAAATTAATGGCTGTGCTTTTTGTCTTAATATGCATACCTCTGAGGCACGAAAAATGGGTGAAACGGAACAGCGTTTATACTGCGTAAGTGCATGGAGAGATTGTAATTTTTACACAGATGCTGAAAAAGCGGCATTAGAATTAACTGAACATGTGACGTTAGTTCCAACTAAGGGTGTACCTGATGATCTTTATAATCGAGTGCGTATCCATTTTAGTGAAAAAGACTATGTAGATCTTGTTATTTTGATCAATCAAATTAATAGTTGGAATAGACTCTCCATTTCAATGGGGAATTTCGCAACTGCCGAAAAATAA
- a CDS encoding PLP-dependent aminotransferase family protein produces the protein MKELVFNVDRNSTLPMYQQVYRYIKAQIVSGKIAENSKLPSVRQLAELLQVSRNTTQLAYEQLQAEGYIRSEYKKGYYVQASISELLSISEIIPHTKASSKNIVNPTIDFQAGAVDGINFPLAKWRNLSNKVLKDNLIYQYGENQGDLLLRESLAKYLFQSRGVRATSDQIVIGSTTQQLLTILSILLKEEHTQIAVEDPGYNGARELFSLQSYSVVPIPVKEDGIDITHLDMCNARLVYVTPSHQFPLGITMPINKRYNLIEWAEKVNGYIIEDDYDSEFRYKQQPIPSLQSLTNSEHIIYLSTFSKALLPSIRLSYMVLPKEILVRYHQISSLLQQTASTLHQRTIHHFIEEGHWYAHLRKMKTIYKRKIKVLCDTIHMHFKDTVKIIGGSSGIYIVIEVATKQSEEWLVKEALKNGVKVYPCSPFYMEKFPSHPTIQLGFAGLEELEIRKGIEKLADAWLNIE, from the coding sequence ATGAAAGAACTTGTATTTAATGTTGATCGAAATAGCACTCTTCCTATGTATCAACAAGTTTATCGCTATATTAAAGCCCAAATTGTCTCAGGTAAAATTGCAGAGAATTCGAAATTGCCATCTGTTCGGCAGCTTGCAGAGCTGCTACAAGTGAGCCGTAATACCACACAGCTGGCGTATGAACAATTACAAGCAGAGGGTTACATTCGCAGTGAATATAAAAAAGGGTATTATGTACAAGCTTCTATTTCGGAACTATTATCTATTTCCGAGATAATCCCTCATACCAAAGCTTCCTCCAAGAATATTGTAAATCCTACAATTGATTTTCAAGCTGGAGCTGTAGATGGAATCAATTTCCCTCTTGCGAAATGGCGCAATCTTTCGAATAAAGTCCTAAAGGATAATCTGATTTATCAATATGGAGAGAATCAAGGGGATTTATTATTACGGGAATCTTTAGCAAAGTATTTATTTCAATCTAGAGGGGTAAGAGCAACCAGTGACCAAATTGTTATTGGTAGTACCACACAGCAACTTTTGACGATCTTATCCATCCTTTTAAAAGAAGAACATACTCAAATCGCTGTAGAAGATCCCGGATATAATGGGGCCAGAGAACTTTTTTCATTACAATCCTATTCAGTTGTCCCCATACCAGTTAAAGAGGACGGTATTGACATCACACACTTAGATATGTGTAATGCCCGGTTGGTTTACGTAACACCATCACATCAGTTTCCACTAGGGATAACAATGCCTATCAACAAAAGATATAATCTAATTGAATGGGCTGAAAAAGTGAATGGATATATCATTGAAGATGACTACGATAGTGAATTTCGCTATAAACAGCAGCCTATACCTTCATTACAAAGTTTAACAAACAGCGAGCATATCATATACTTGAGTACTTTTTCTAAGGCATTATTGCCTTCCATTCGGCTTAGCTATATGGTGTTGCCAAAAGAAATACTAGTTAGATATCATCAAATTTCATCATTACTACAGCAAACAGCTTCAACACTTCACCAACGTACAATCCATCATTTTATAGAAGAAGGACATTGGTATGCCCATTTACGTAAAATGAAAACAATATATAAACGGAAAATAAAGGTGTTATGTGACACCATTCATATGCACTTTAAAGATACTGTAAAAATAATAGGTGGCTCCTCTGGCATCTATATTGTCATTGAAGTTGCAACAAAGCAAAGTGAAGAGTGGCTCGTCAAAGAAGCGCTCAAAAACGGCGTTAAAGTATATCCATGCTCCCCATTTTACATGGAGAAATTCCCGAGTCACCCCACTATTCAACTCGGTTTTGCCGGCTTAGAAGAATTGGAAATACGTAAAGGAATTGAAAAGTTGGCAGACGCTTGGTTAAATATAGAGTGA
- a CDS encoding DUF3888 domain-containing protein has product MNKFFLGLSISLLLLSVRPIMITSAKTELNNKLVYDTLLTLLDPYISEEVINYYGYHKQYGLFDAKIIRLIRKSEGGFSFWVTVQVITFEHAHNPPYGKETITFDVSPFGVKMINFIHKGDEEEKKINEFYKEVLLDILQTFNLRLESFSKYSYEQLLYKSEKQKEYKVLSDIVTDIIENDLNSNIKPPYKNVIDPVTFIKGNQGYILFKRSDGTNIVLHVAKEIDKWVVVEKKDKQGKKMKNELIWYM; this is encoded by the coding sequence TTGAATAAATTCTTCTTAGGTCTGTCCATAAGTTTGTTACTATTGAGTGTTCGACCTATTATGATTACTTCAGCAAAAACTGAATTAAATAATAAGTTAGTTTATGATACATTATTGACTTTACTTGACCCATATATTTCAGAAGAAGTGATTAATTATTATGGCTATCATAAACAGTACGGTTTATTTGATGCCAAAATCATAAGGTTAATTAGGAAAAGTGAAGGAGGTTTTAGTTTTTGGGTAACAGTTCAAGTAATTACATTTGAACACGCTCATAATCCTCCATATGGCAAAGAAACTATCACTTTTGATGTAAGCCCTTTTGGTGTAAAAATGATTAATTTTATTCATAAAGGGGATGAAGAGGAAAAGAAAATTAATGAATTTTACAAGGAGGTTCTGTTAGATATACTTCAAACATTCAATTTAAGGTTGGAATCCTTTTCAAAATATAGTTATGAACAACTACTATATAAATCAGAAAAACAAAAAGAATACAAAGTTCTTTCAGATATTGTAACTGACATTATAGAAAATGATTTAAATTCTAATATAAAACCTCCATATAAAAATGTCATAGATCCAGTTACTTTCATTAAGGGTAACCAAGGATACATTCTTTTTAAAAGGTCTGATGGAACAAATATAGTTTTGCATGTGGCTAAGGAAATTGATAAATGGGTGGTCGTAGAAAAGAAAGACAAACAAGGTAAGAAAATGAAAAATGAATTGATTTGGTATATGTAA
- a CDS encoding DedA family protein, which produces MENHVAYLLEHYGYFGIIFALIGGIVGLPIPDEVLLTYIGYSVFQGELSYLISIVSAFVGATGGISLSYFIGYKFGLPLLEKFGPKLHITEQKINKTKKLFKKFGPYLLLFGYFIPGVRHLTAYIASVNRFPFRKFVVYAYTGALIWSFTFITLGRILGENWNNVELYMSTYSIYVITSLLLLSIFIYFLWRRRNRLRRGIS; this is translated from the coding sequence GTGGAAAATCATGTTGCTTACCTTCTAGAACATTATGGGTACTTCGGAATAATATTTGCTTTAATCGGAGGTATTGTAGGACTTCCTATACCAGATGAGGTTCTTCTTACATATATTGGTTACAGTGTGTTTCAGGGTGAATTATCTTACTTAATTTCAATAGTAAGTGCCTTTGTAGGAGCAACGGGGGGGATTTCGCTTAGCTACTTCATTGGTTATAAATTTGGGTTGCCTTTATTAGAAAAGTTTGGACCAAAACTTCACATAACCGAACAAAAAATTAATAAAACAAAGAAATTATTCAAGAAATTTGGACCCTATCTTTTATTATTTGGTTATTTTATTCCTGGGGTACGGCACCTTACAGCGTATATAGCATCTGTCAATCGCTTCCCTTTTAGAAAATTTGTTGTTTACGCCTATACTGGTGCATTAATATGGAGTTTTACTTTTATCACATTAGGAAGAATATTAGGGGAAAATTGGAACAATGTTGAACTATATATGTCAACATATAGTATTTATGTAATTACGAGTTTATTGCTCCTTTCAATATTCATTTATTTTTTATGGAGGAGAAGAAATCGATTAAGAAGGGGTATTTCATAA
- a CDS encoding GNAT family N-acetyltransferase, protein MISLRNVQTTDLEQLLFIENEGFSIEEAATKEALVERIQLIADTFIVAEKEGEILGYINGPIINQPYITDDLFEEIKKNPKRGGYQSILGLAVSKQARNQGIAKILIKKMEKLGEENGREGITLTCKQELVSFYEKFGFVSHGMSESKHGGVSWYNLVKLREGKN, encoded by the coding sequence ATGATTTCTTTAAGAAATGTTCAAACTACAGATTTAGAACAGCTGTTATTTATTGAGAATGAAGGCTTTTCAATAGAAGAAGCTGCCACAAAAGAAGCATTAGTGGAGAGGATTCAGTTGATAGCTGATACCTTTATTGTGGCAGAAAAGGAAGGGGAAATACTTGGTTATATTAATGGTCCTATTATTAATCAACCTTATATAACTGATGATCTTTTTGAGGAAATCAAAAAGAATCCGAAAAGAGGAGGATATCAGAGTATTTTAGGGTTAGCAGTGTCCAAACAGGCTAGAAATCAAGGAATTGCAAAGATTTTAATTAAGAAAATGGAAAAACTTGGAGAAGAAAATGGAAGAGAAGGAATCACTTTAACATGTAAACAGGAATTAGTTTCTTTCTATGAAAAATTTGGATTTGTTAGCCATGGCATGTCTGAATCAAAGCATGGTGGAGTAAGCTGGTACAACTTGGTCAAATTAAGAGAGGGTAAGAATTGA
- a CDS encoding helix-turn-helix domain-containing protein, giving the protein MKDTENVIQTNAKYHELDAKANIIYKFVMNYNDYIKTARDYGTGEIINMVEVHTLTVIEENPGITVTEVASEWKRTKGAVSQIITKLEKRSLIIRKKRSWECQERTFVCH; this is encoded by the coding sequence ATGAAAGATACTGAAAATGTGATTCAAACAAATGCTAAGTATCATGAATTAGATGCAAAGGCGAATATTATCTATAAATTTGTTATGAATTACAATGATTATATAAAAACAGCTCGTGATTATGGTACAGGGGAAATCATTAATATGGTTGAAGTACATACTCTTACGGTTATTGAAGAGAATCCGGGAATCACTGTTACTGAAGTAGCGTCGGAGTGGAAGCGTACAAAAGGTGCTGTATCACAGATTATTACCAAACTAGAAAAGCGAAGTTTGATTATACGAAAAAAAAGAAGCTGGGAATGCCAAGAACGTACATTTGTATGTCACTGA
- a CDS encoding VOC family protein, translated as MSDTKTLRGLTTVSFWAADLVAAKKWYAELLGIDPYFERPGYAEFRIGDYQHELGLIDSSYAPDGSSTGQAGGAVVYWHVDDVTATFEKLLSMGAKEHEAPTVRGEGFITASVVDPFGNILGIMYNQHYLEVLGSTRKA; from the coding sequence ATGAGCGACACAAAGACATTACGAGGACTTACCACCGTCAGTTTTTGGGCGGCTGATCTAGTGGCGGCGAAGAAGTGGTACGCCGAGCTGTTGGGTATCGACCCATACTTCGAACGCCCAGGATATGCCGAGTTTCGCATCGGCGACTACCAGCACGAGCTTGGCCTGATCGATAGCAGCTACGCGCCCGATGGTTCGTCGACCGGTCAGGCCGGTGGTGCTGTCGTGTACTGGCACGTCGATGATGTGACAGCAACTTTCGAGAAGCTGTTGTCCATGGGAGCGAAAGAACACGAAGCACCCACAGTTCGCGGTGAGGGGTTCATTACTGCCTCCGTGGTTGATCCCTTTGGGAACATCCTAGGCATTATGTACAATCAGCATTATTTGGAGGTTCTAGGTTCGACCAGAAAAGCGTGA